One genomic segment of Tursiops truncatus isolate mTurTru1 chromosome 11, mTurTru1.mat.Y, whole genome shotgun sequence includes these proteins:
- the POLR2F gene encoding DNA-directed RNA polymerases I, II, and III subunit RPABC2, whose amino-acid sequence MSDNEDNFDGDDFDDVEEDEGLDDLENAEEEGQENVEILPSGERPQANQKRITTPYMTKYERARVLGTRALQIAMCAPVMVELEGETDPLLIAMKELKARKIPIIIRRYLPDGSYEDWGVDELIITD is encoded by the exons ATGTCAGACAACGAGGACAA TTTTGATGGCGACGACTTTGATGACGTGGAGGAGGATGAAGGGCTAGATGACTTGGAGAATGCCGAGGAG GAGGGCCAGGAGAATGTTGAGATCCTCCCTTCTGGAGAGCGACCGCAGGCCAACCAGAAGCGAATCACCACACCATATATGACCAAGTATGAGCGAGCCCGTGTGCTGGGCACCCGAGCCCTTCAGATCGC GATGTGTGCCCCCGTGATGGTGGAGCTGGAGGGGGAGACAGATCCCTTGCTCATCGCCATGAAAGAGCTCAA GGCCCGAAAGATTCCCATCATCATTCGCCGCTACCTGCCTGACGGGAGCTATGAAGACTGGGGGGTAGACGAGCTTATCATCACCGACTGA